From Paracoccus aminovorans, one genomic window encodes:
- a CDS encoding beta-ketoacyl-ACP synthase III, with protein sequence MRRAIVRGTGHYLPERVVENSWFEDKLDTTDEWIRARTGIERRHFAAEGQRTSDLGTRAAQAALAKAGLTPADVDAVIVATSTPDLTFPSVATMVQAGLGMTRGFAYDIQAVCAGFVFALANADAMIRAGLAERVLVIGAETFSRIMDWTDRGTCVLFGDGAGAVVLEAAEGAGTAQDRGILATDLNSDGQYRELLYVDGGVASTGTAGHLRMQGNLVFRHAVEKLAETAHHALAKAGIAADQVDWLVPHQANLRIIEATAKRMHLPMEKVVLTVADHGNTSAASIPLALSVADSQGRFKPGDVLVAEAIGGGLAWGAAVLRW encoded by the coding sequence ATGCGGCGAGCGATCGTCCGGGGAACCGGCCACTACCTGCCCGAGCGGGTGGTCGAGAACAGCTGGTTCGAGGACAAGCTGGACACCACCGACGAATGGATCCGCGCCCGCACGGGAATCGAGCGGCGCCATTTCGCGGCCGAGGGCCAGCGCACCAGCGACCTCGGCACCCGCGCCGCCCAGGCGGCGCTGGCGAAGGCCGGGCTGACCCCGGCCGACGTCGACGCGGTGATCGTCGCCACCTCGACCCCCGACCTGACCTTTCCCTCGGTCGCGACCATGGTGCAGGCCGGGCTGGGCATGACGCGCGGTTTCGCCTACGACATCCAGGCGGTCTGCGCCGGCTTCGTCTTTGCGCTCGCCAATGCCGATGCGATGATCCGCGCCGGCCTCGCCGAGCGCGTGCTGGTGATCGGCGCCGAGACCTTCAGCCGCATCATGGACTGGACCGACCGCGGCACCTGCGTGCTGTTCGGCGACGGCGCCGGCGCCGTGGTGCTGGAAGCGGCCGAAGGCGCCGGCACCGCGCAGGACCGCGGCATCCTCGCCACCGACCTGAACAGCGACGGACAATATCGCGAGCTGCTCTATGTCGATGGCGGCGTCGCTTCGACCGGCACCGCCGGGCATCTGCGCATGCAGGGCAACCTGGTCTTCCGCCACGCGGTCGAAAAACTGGCCGAGACCGCGCATCACGCGCTCGCCAAGGCCGGCATCGCCGCCGATCAGGTCGATTGGCTGGTGCCCCACCAGGCCAACCTGCGCATTATCGAGGCCACCGCCAAGCGCATGCATTTGCCGATGGAAAAGGTGGTGCTGACCGTCGCCGATCACGGCAACACCTCCGCCGCCTCGATCCCGCTGGCCCTGTCGGTCGCGGATTCCCAAGGCCGCTTCAAGCCCGGCGACGTGCTGGTGGCCGAGGCGATCGGCGGCGGCCTGGCCTGGGGCGCGGCCGTGCTGCGCTGGTAA
- a CDS encoding DksA/TraR family C4-type zinc finger protein → MAGGWARDEAVNEQIDISTQEAIERMRLRNANRAVGESAAFCDECDEPIPEARRQAIPGVRLCVDCQSGRDKTRRPTGGINRRGSKDSQLK, encoded by the coding sequence ATGGCGGGCGGCTGGGCGCGCGACGAAGCGGTGAACGAGCAGATCGACATCTCGACGCAGGAAGCGATCGAGCGCATGCGGTTGCGCAACGCCAACCGTGCCGTGGGCGAAAGCGCCGCCTTTTGCGACGAATGCGACGAGCCCATTCCCGAAGCGCGCCGGCAGGCGATTCCCGGGGTTCGGCTGTGCGTCGACTGCCAGTCCGGCCGAGACAAGACCCGGCGCCCCACCGGTGGGATAAATCGGCGCGGCTCCAAGGATTCCCAATTGAAATAA
- the ihfA gene encoding integration host factor subunit alpha has protein sequence MSDSTLTRMDLAEAVFREVGLSRHESAQLVESVLGHISDALVRGEQVKISSFGTFSVRDKNERVGRNPKTGEEVPITPRRVLSFRPSHLMKDRVAAGNRRKGR, from the coding sequence ATGAGCGACTCTACCCTGACCCGCATGGACCTGGCCGAAGCCGTGTTCCGTGAGGTGGGCCTCTCCCGTCACGAATCGGCCCAACTCGTCGAAAGCGTGCTCGGCCATATCTCGGACGCGCTGGTGCGCGGCGAGCAGGTCAAGATCTCGTCCTTCGGCACCTTCTCGGTGCGCGACAAGAACGAGCGCGTCGGCCGCAACCCCAAGACCGGCGAGGAAGTGCCGATCACCCCGCGCCGGGTGCTGTCCTTCCGCCCCTCGCATCTGATGAAGGATCGCGTGGCCGCCGGGAACAGGCGCAAGGGAAGATGA
- a CDS encoding MerR family transcriptional regulator, whose amino-acid sequence MSKSPDAFRSIGEVSRLVGVAPHVLRYWESQFPQLAPVKRADGRRYYRPDDVRLVAGLCQVMREEGLSIRGARRLIADDRGAGLREIGAARLGETLGGSAVQPAPAVRLAVPAVTAHPAGHPPAPANAKPPRRAPKPPGALPLFDGIGPAAAPGWLARLVAAAAALRRRELQGGALPVETQELCATLRASR is encoded by the coding sequence ATGAGCAAATCGCCCGACGCCTTCCGCTCGATCGGAGAGGTCTCGCGCCTCGTGGGCGTCGCGCCGCATGTGCTCCGCTACTGGGAATCGCAATTCCCGCAGCTTGCTCCGGTCAAGCGCGCAGACGGGCGGCGCTACTATCGCCCCGATGACGTGCGGCTGGTGGCCGGGCTGTGCCAGGTCATGCGCGAGGAAGGGCTCAGCATCCGCGGTGCCCGCCGGCTGATCGCCGACGACCGCGGCGCCGGCCTGCGCGAGATCGGGGCTGCGCGGCTGGGCGAAACCTTGGGCGGCAGCGCAGTCCAGCCCGCGCCGGCCGTGCGCTTGGCGGTGCCCGCCGTGACCGCCCACCCCGCCGGACATCCCCCAGCGCCCGCGAACGCAAAACCCCCGCGCCGAGCCCCCAAGCCGCCCGGCGCGCTGCCGCTTTTCGACGGTATCGGCCCCGCAGCGGCGCCGGGCTGGCTCGCCCGGCTGGTCGCCGCCGCCGCCGCCCTGCGCCGCCGCGAATTGCAGGGGGGCGCCCTGCCCGTCGAGACCCAAGAGCTTTGCGCGACCCTGCGCGCATCGCGCTGA
- a CDS encoding 2'-deoxycytidine 5'-triphosphate deaminase — MNGVLPDSRLRQLIEAGAIRAESPILPEQIQPASLDLRLGATAWRLRASFLAGQGRKVSDRLADFEMHRMDLTDGAVLEKGCVYLVPLMERLTLPHGLDAVANAKSSTGRLDLLTRLVTDEGTEFDRLPPGYDGPIYAEICPRSFSVLVRPGMRLNQLRLRQGQAVLSDAELQDLHTREPLVSGRALIDDGLGFSVDLRPKTGDLVGYRARPHSGVIDLDRIGAYRARDFWDELHTSDGQLILDPGAFYILVSREAVAIPPDYAAEMAPYLAMVGEFRVHYAGFFDPGFGHGAGHGARGVLEVRCHEAPFALEHGQTVGRLVYERMAARPDRLYGSGIASNYQGQGLKLAKQFA; from the coding sequence GTGAACGGTGTCCTGCCCGATTCCCGCCTGCGCCAGCTGATCGAGGCCGGTGCCATCCGCGCCGAAAGCCCGATCCTGCCCGAACAGATCCAGCCCGCCAGCCTCGACCTGCGGCTGGGCGCGACGGCTTGGCGGCTGCGCGCCTCGTTCCTGGCCGGTCAGGGCCGCAAGGTCAGCGACCGGCTGGCGGATTTCGAGATGCACCGCATGGACCTGACCGACGGCGCCGTGCTGGAAAAGGGCTGCGTCTACCTGGTGCCGCTGATGGAGCGGCTGACGCTGCCCCACGGCCTCGACGCCGTCGCCAATGCGAAAAGCTCGACCGGCCGGCTCGACCTGCTGACCCGCCTCGTCACCGACGAGGGCACCGAATTCGACCGCCTGCCGCCCGGCTACGACGGCCCGATCTACGCCGAGATCTGCCCGCGCAGCTTCTCGGTCCTGGTCCGGCCCGGCATGCGCCTGAACCAACTGCGCTTGCGCCAAGGCCAAGCGGTGCTTTCGGACGCCGAGCTGCAAGACCTCCACACCCGCGAGCCGCTGGTCAGCGGCCGGGCGCTGATCGACGATGGCTTGGGCTTCTCGGTCGACCTCCGCCCCAAGACCGGTGACCTGGTCGGCTACCGCGCCCGCCCGCACAGCGGCGTCATCGACCTCGACCGCATCGGCGCCTATCGCGCCCGCGATTTCTGGGACGAGCTTCACACCAGCGATGGCCAGCTGATTCTCGACCCCGGCGCCTTCTACATCCTGGTCAGCCGCGAGGCGGTGGCGATCCCGCCCGATTACGCCGCCGAAATGGCGCCCTATCTCGCCATGGTCGGCGAATTCCGGGTCCATTACGCCGGCTTCTTCGACCCCGGCTTCGGCCACGGCGCCGGCCATGGCGCGCGCGGCGTGCTCGAGGTCCGCTGCCACGAGGCCCCCTTCGCCCTGGAGCACGGCCAGACCGTCGGTCGCCTGGTCTATGAACGCATGGCTGCCCGCCCCGACCGGCTCTACGGCAGCGGCATCGCGTCGAACTACCAGGGCCAGGGGCTGAAGCTCGCCAAGCAATTCGCCTGA
- a CDS encoding helix-turn-helix domain-containing protein — translation MELDISTRLRHLRDSKGWTVSEMAYRTGIPKRTLDKYMAREGASLPGLEALSSLSKGLGVSLDWLVFGVGGPSGAPTELLVNRSATAASLTIFEAVMGRLSKQYPGIYENEELLGLSVDVWAAEIGERAMEEARRLLERGVTREDLELWKQSRTERLVEITQDKASRILSS, via the coding sequence ATGGAGTTGGATATCAGCACTCGGCTACGCCATTTGCGGGACTCCAAGGGCTGGACTGTGAGTGAGATGGCTTACCGGACGGGCATACCCAAGCGAACTCTTGACAAGTACATGGCTCGCGAAGGGGCGAGTTTGCCCGGTTTAGAGGCGCTTTCCTCCCTGTCAAAGGGGCTGGGTGTGTCTCTGGATTGGCTGGTGTTTGGTGTAGGCGGCCCTTCAGGTGCACCCACAGAACTCCTCGTCAACAGGTCTGCCACCGCCGCTAGCCTCACGATTTTTGAGGCGGTGATGGGGCGGCTCTCGAAACAATACCCTGGGATCTATGAGAATGAGGAGCTGTTGGGTCTTTCCGTCGATGTATGGGCTGCCGAAATCGGCGAGCGAGCGATGGAAGAGGCCCGACGCTTACTTGAGCGCGGTGTGACCAGAGAAGACCTGGAGCTTTGGAAGCAAAGTCGCACGGAACGGCTGGTCGAAATTACGCAGGATAAAGCCTCAAGAATCCTTTCGTCTTAA
- a CDS encoding DNA-binding domain-containing protein: MTSIPVRKLLGVAGVPTHRSSASRWFDVREIPTQIIRGNGGDTEVVALSDLPADVRRTYELREIEAAGLPAGVYDDAAHERFAGATPAMQAIALRKAEIARFLVKAGAGTAFGLSASLAQAVRQQFGAEGTDRMTLRRILRTVEGVDPVNFAPALMPDFSRGGRPQDKVSTEAWSFFMTTIRDAGPQFPLKQAWRDVRDVARKRGWQWPAYRTVLRRWDDLPEAQKLVARFGRDAATSRLTMPIKRDKTTLKSLEVVSLDGRTQDFWVDFGDGKPVRPVMLALVDTASNFVLGYEIAQSENAVATARLIRKVCQEHGIFDRLYTDNGSAFAGHLVAGGAKFKWRGKGRGQPGVKPLGVCFHLGIDLTFAIPKNTRAKIAKRTFAALSRVIDDRPEFKGAHAGHAPGAVPGRLCCTKELMAGFPPSPDRSIPRPL, encoded by the coding sequence ATGACCAGCATACCCGTTAGGAAGTTGCTCGGAGTTGCGGGAGTTCCCACGCACAGAAGCTCGGCTTCCCGTTGGTTCGATGTTCGCGAAATACCCACGCAGATCATAAGGGGAAATGGTGGTGATACCGAGGTCGTCGCTCTCTCCGACCTTCCCGCCGATGTTCGCCGTACCTACGAGCTTCGCGAGATCGAGGCGGCAGGCCTTCCCGCTGGCGTATACGATGATGCGGCGCATGAGCGCTTTGCTGGGGCTACGCCCGCCATGCAAGCCATTGCCCTGCGCAAGGCGGAAATTGCCCGGTTCCTGGTGAAGGCCGGAGCGGGCACCGCGTTCGGCCTTTCGGCCAGTCTGGCGCAGGCGGTGCGGCAACAGTTCGGGGCAGAAGGCACCGACCGCATGACCCTGCGGCGCATCCTTCGCACTGTCGAGGGTGTCGACCCTGTCAATTTCGCGCCGGCCCTGATGCCCGACTTTTCGCGCGGCGGACGACCGCAAGACAAGGTTTCGACCGAGGCATGGTCCTTCTTCATGACCACGATCCGCGATGCCGGGCCGCAATTCCCGCTCAAGCAGGCGTGGCGCGACGTCCGGGACGTGGCGCGCAAGCGGGGCTGGCAATGGCCGGCCTACAGGACCGTTCTTCGGCGCTGGGATGATCTGCCCGAGGCGCAGAAGCTGGTCGCGCGCTTCGGCCGCGACGCAGCGACAAGCCGCCTGACCATGCCGATCAAGCGGGACAAGACCACGCTCAAATCCTTGGAAGTCGTGTCGCTGGATGGGCGGACACAGGATTTCTGGGTGGATTTCGGCGACGGCAAGCCGGTGCGGCCGGTGATGCTGGCGCTGGTCGATACCGCCTCGAACTTCGTCCTGGGATACGAGATTGCGCAGTCGGAAAACGCGGTGGCGACGGCACGGCTGATCCGCAAGGTCTGCCAGGAGCATGGTATCTTCGACCGGCTCTATACGGACAACGGCTCGGCCTTTGCCGGGCATCTGGTGGCCGGTGGTGCCAAGTTCAAATGGCGGGGCAAGGGCCGAGGCCAACCCGGCGTGAAGCCACTGGGCGTTTGCTTCCACCTCGGGATCGATCTGACATTTGCGATTCCGAAGAACACGCGGGCGAAGATAGCGAAACGGACCTTTGCCGCCCTGTCGCGCGTGATCGACGACCGGCCGGAATTCAAGGGCGCCCACGCCGGCCATGCGCCTGGTGCCGTCCCCGGCCGACTCTGTTGCACCAAAGAGTTGATGGCCGGATTTCCCCCTTCCCCGGACAGATCTATCCCACGGCCTCTGTGA
- a CDS encoding IS5 family transposase — protein MSRPASPTYRTRNWPAYNEALKRRGSLTIWFDPEMSWDAAPTGRRGRQQTYSDAAIQTCLSMKVLFGMALRQTTGFVESLLQLVGLDWTVPDFSTLSRRQKTLAVNIPYRGSKGPLHLLIDSTGIKVEGEGEWHARKHGGPKRRVWRKIHLGIDEETLEVRAVEITGSHIGDAPVLPDLLKQIPAHEQIGRVTADGAYDTRKCHDAIADRGADAVIPPRKNAKPWKTVAAGAGARNEALRASKYLGRALWRRWSGYHPRSRVETKMHCVKLLGQRLMARDFDRQVAELQVRIAILNRYTALGIPVTEAVG, from the coding sequence ATGAGCCGACCCGCATCCCCGACATACAGAACCCGGAACTGGCCAGCCTACAATGAAGCGCTCAAGCGCCGGGGTTCGCTGACGATCTGGTTCGACCCCGAGATGAGCTGGGATGCCGCGCCGACAGGCAGGCGTGGCCGCCAGCAGACCTACAGCGATGCCGCCATTCAGACGTGTCTTTCGATGAAGGTGCTCTTCGGCATGGCGCTCAGGCAGACGACTGGTTTCGTCGAGAGCCTGCTGCAGTTGGTTGGTCTCGACTGGACGGTGCCTGACTTCAGCACCCTGTCCCGTCGCCAGAAGACCCTGGCTGTGAACATACCGTATCGCGGGTCCAAGGGGCCGCTGCACCTGCTGATCGACAGCACTGGCATCAAGGTCGAGGGCGAAGGCGAGTGGCACGCCCGCAAGCATGGCGGCCCGAAACGGCGCGTCTGGCGCAAGATCCATCTGGGGATTGATGAGGAAACGCTGGAGGTTCGGGCGGTGGAGATCACAGGGAGCCACATCGGCGATGCGCCGGTGTTACCCGACCTGCTCAAACAGATCCCGGCGCACGAGCAGATCGGCCGCGTCACAGCAGACGGCGCCTACGACACCCGCAAATGCCACGATGCCATCGCTGACCGCGGCGCCGACGCTGTCATTCCGCCCCGCAAGAACGCCAAACCCTGGAAGACAGTCGCCGCCGGCGCGGGCGCACGAAACGAGGCTCTGCGGGCATCGAAATACCTCGGTCGTGCCCTCTGGCGACGATGGAGTGGATACCACCCCCGAAGCCGCGTCGAGACGAAGATGCACTGTGTGAAACTGCTGGGTCAGCGCCTCATGGCACGGGACTTTGACCGACAGGTCGCCGAGCTTCAGGTCCGTATCGCTATTCTGAACCGTTACACCGCGCTTGGCATCCCCGTCACAGAGGCCGTGGGATAG
- a CDS encoding Mu-like prophage major head subunit gpT family protein, which produces MPVKTVYSEAYLEAPSHSDKIAMTVPSASRDETYGWLGMFPKLREWIGQRQVNSLKAHGFTITNRSFESTVSVKRVDVADDRLGVFKPFVSEMGRTAKQHPDELIFELLKSGFNSAGFDGKNFFAANHPVEIDGKVTNFSNIQTGTAPAWFLLDTSRAIRPIIFQKREDYEFQSLDDSNSKHVFMNDEYLYGVRARVNAGFGLWQLGFGSKAELNSGNYAAARAAMMNFKSDGGRILGITPTVLVVPPQLESAALHLLNTEIMVGGGSNPWKDTAELIVTPYVAD; this is translated from the coding sequence GTGCCGGTCAAGACCGTCTATTCCGAAGCCTATCTTGAGGCGCCGTCGCATAGCGATAAAATCGCCATGACGGTTCCCAGCGCCAGCCGCGACGAAACCTATGGCTGGCTCGGCATGTTCCCGAAACTGCGGGAATGGATCGGCCAGCGGCAGGTGAACAGCCTCAAGGCGCATGGGTTCACCATCACCAACCGCAGCTTCGAGAGCACGGTTTCCGTCAAGCGCGTCGACGTCGCGGATGATCGCCTTGGCGTCTTCAAGCCCTTCGTGTCGGAAATGGGTAGGACGGCGAAGCAGCATCCCGACGAACTGATTTTTGAATTGCTGAAATCCGGGTTCAATTCGGCCGGTTTCGACGGCAAGAACTTCTTTGCCGCCAATCACCCTGTCGAGATCGACGGCAAGGTGACCAACTTCAGCAACATCCAGACCGGCACCGCACCGGCATGGTTCCTGCTTGATACCAGCCGCGCCATTCGTCCGATCATTTTTCAGAAGCGCGAGGATTACGAGTTTCAGTCGCTTGACGACTCGAACTCGAAACACGTCTTCATGAACGACGAATATCTCTATGGTGTTCGGGCGCGCGTGAATGCCGGGTTCGGCCTGTGGCAGCTGGGCTTCGGCTCGAAGGCCGAGCTGAACTCTGGGAACTATGCCGCAGCACGGGCGGCAATGATGAACTTCAAGAGCGACGGCGGCCGAATTCTGGGGATTACCCCCACGGTGCTGGTGGTGCCGCCGCAGTTGGAAAGCGCCGCGCTCCATCTGCTGAACACCGAAATCATGGTCGGCGGCGGTTCCAATCCCTGGAAGGACACCGCCGAACTGATCGTCACGCCCTATGTCGCCGACTGA